The following coding sequences lie in one Synechococcus sp. PCC 7336 genomic window:
- a CDS encoding hydantoinase B/oxoprolinase family protein, whose translation MTEALTDRRWQFWIDRGGTFTDVVAQSPNGQICIHKLLSENPSRYADAALQGIRDILGIEAEDEIPAQLIEAVKMGTTVATNALLERKGDRTLFATTQGLGDILRIGYQNRPDIFARHIVLPEMLYEQVAEIPGRLGAGGEVILPLNEHTTRQRLQAAFDRGIRSIAIALLHGYRYPQHEKQVEAIARDIGFSQISTSHTVSPLMKLVSRGDTTVVDAYLSPILRRYIDRVAAELGNTRLMFMQSHGGLADAQFFQGKDSILSGPAGGVVGAVKTCELAGLDKIIGFDMGGTSTDVSHYSGEYERAFETEIAGVRLRSPVMSIHTIAAGGGSILQFDGSRYRVGPESAGAYPGPACYRNGGPLTVTDANVMLGKLQPQFFPHVFGPDGDLPLDAAVVQQKFVELADRIQSETGNDRSPVEVAQGFLAIAVEKMANAIKKISIQRGHDLTEYALCCFGGAGGQHACAIAQSLGIRRIIVHPYAGVLSAYGMGLADMRVLREQAVEELLAPAAIADLEIRAEALGAAGSDELLQQGVMAEQIEVLSKARLRYDGTDAPLLVDFGDAEQMRSQFEALHRQRYGFVMPDKDLIVESLSIESVGRMPMPAESVVKAHRATPLEPIATVPVYMASQWQPTPLYRREELQAGDRIDGPAIVIEQAGTNAIEPGWQATVTERGDSIVEAIAIESGEMRISQSSPQDIADPVLLEIFNNLFRAIAEEMGVALQNTSYSVNIKERLDFSCALFDADGQLVANAPHIPVHLGSMSESVQSLIRDKGDRLQPGQVYASNNPYNGGTHLPDITAITPVFDQSGSHILFYVASRGHHADIGGITPGSMPPNSQTVTEEGILLDNVLLVDRGQFLEADLRQRLTATRHPARNPNQNIADLQAQIAANKRGVQELRKMVNHFGLDTVQAYMTHVQNNAEAAVKRAIAKLAASEFSSEPYCYPMDGGSQIQVQASLNPDTHTARIDFSGTSPQQPSNFNAPLAVTKAAVLYVFRTLVDDDIPLNAGCLKPLEIVVPAGSMLNPHYPAAVVAGNVETSQAIANAIYGALGVMAAAQGTMNNFTFGSDRHQYYETICGGSGAGPEFDGTDAVQTHMTNSRLTDPEVLEWRFPVRLEEFSIRRGSGGKGRHRGGDGVIRRVRFLEPMTAAILSGHREVAPPGLLGGESGCVGSNWIERRDGSREAIAACTEVTVQAGDTFEIETPGGGGYELGLASSAVDGGELA comes from the coding sequence GTGACCGAAGCCCTGACCGATCGCCGCTGGCAATTTTGGATCGATCGCGGCGGCACCTTCACCGATGTCGTGGCCCAATCCCCCAACGGCCAGATCTGCATTCACAAACTCCTCTCCGAAAACCCCAGCCGCTATGCCGATGCTGCCCTGCAAGGCATCCGCGACATCCTCGGAATTGAGGCTGAAGACGAGATTCCCGCCCAGCTGATTGAAGCCGTCAAAATGGGCACCACCGTCGCCACCAACGCCCTACTGGAGCGCAAAGGCGATCGCACCCTGTTCGCCACCACCCAAGGCTTGGGCGACATCCTCCGCATTGGCTACCAAAACCGCCCCGACATCTTCGCCCGCCACATTGTCTTGCCCGAAATGCTCTACGAGCAGGTGGCTGAAATTCCCGGACGGTTGGGGGCTGGCGGAGAAGTCATCTTGCCCTTGAACGAACACACCACTCGGCAACGCTTGCAAGCAGCCTTCGATCGCGGCATTCGCTCCATAGCGATCGCCCTTCTACACGGCTACCGCTATCCCCAACACGAGAAACAGGTGGAGGCGATCGCCCGCGACATCGGTTTTAGCCAAATTTCCACCTCCCACACCGTCAGTCCCCTGATGAAACTGGTCAGTCGCGGGGATACGACCGTTGTGGATGCCTATCTCTCGCCCATTCTGCGGCGGTATATCGATCGCGTTGCTGCCGAGCTAGGCAACACTCGCCTGATGTTTATGCAATCCCATGGCGGCTTAGCAGATGCCCAATTCTTTCAAGGCAAAGACAGCATTCTATCTGGACCGGCGGGGGGAGTGGTGGGGGCGGTCAAAACTTGTGAGTTGGCGGGGTTAGACAAAATTATTGGCTTCGATATGGGAGGCACTTCCACCGATGTGTCCCATTACAGCGGTGAGTACGAGCGGGCCTTCGAGACTGAGATTGCTGGGGTGAGATTGCGATCGCCCGTCATGTCTATCCACACCATTGCTGCAGGGGGCGGCTCCATCCTGCAATTTGACGGCTCCCGCTATCGTGTCGGTCCCGAATCGGCTGGGGCTTATCCCGGTCCAGCTTGCTATCGCAATGGCGGTCCCCTGACGGTCACCGATGCCAATGTCATGCTGGGCAAACTGCAGCCGCAATTTTTCCCTCACGTCTTTGGTCCCGATGGAGATCTGCCGTTGGATGCGGCGGTGGTACAGCAAAAGTTTGTGGAATTGGCCGATCGCATTCAGTCCGAGACGGGGAACGACCGATCGCCTGTGGAAGTGGCGCAGGGCTTTTTGGCGATCGCCGTGGAAAAAATGGCCAACGCCATTAAGAAAATCTCCATTCAGCGGGGCCACGATTTAACCGAATATGCCCTCTGTTGTTTTGGGGGAGCGGGGGGCCAACATGCTTGCGCGATCGCCCAATCGCTGGGTATCCGTCGCATTATCGTGCATCCCTATGCGGGTGTGCTGTCCGCCTACGGGATGGGGTTGGCCGATATGCGGGTGTTGCGAGAGCAGGCGGTAGAGGAACTGCTCGCTCCAGCGGCGATCGCGGATTTAGAGATTCGTGCAGAGGCATTGGGCGCTGCTGGTTCTGACGAACTGCTGCAACAGGGGGTGATGGCAGAGCAGATCGAGGTGTTGTCCAAAGCTCGCTTGAGATATGACGGCACCGACGCGCCTTTATTGGTGGACTTTGGCGATGCGGAGCAGATGCGATCGCAATTTGAAGCCCTCCACCGCCAGCGCTACGGCTTTGTCATGCCCGACAAAGATCTCATCGTCGAATCCCTCTCGATCGAGTCGGTGGGACGGATGCCGATGCCTGCCGAGTCCGTGGTAAAAGCCCATCGCGCCACTCCACTCGAACCTATCGCCACCGTCCCGGTCTATATGGCATCTCAATGGCAGCCCACCCCGCTGTATCGCCGCGAAGAGTTGCAGGCAGGCGATCGGATTGACGGTCCCGCGATTGTCATTGAACAGGCTGGAACCAATGCGATCGAACCCGGTTGGCAGGCCACTGTGACGGAGCGAGGGGATTCGATCGTGGAGGCGATCGCGATCGAGTCGGGCGAAATGCGGATCTCCCAATCCAGCCCTCAAGACATCGCCGATCCCGTTTTACTGGAAATTTTCAATAACTTGTTTCGGGCGATCGCCGAAGAAATGGGGGTGGCGCTGCAAAACACCAGCTACTCCGTCAACATCAAAGAACGCCTCGACTTTTCCTGTGCCCTATTCGACGCCGACGGCCAACTCGTAGCCAATGCTCCCCACATCCCCGTCCACCTCGGCTCCATGAGCGAGAGCGTGCAAAGTCTGATTCGGGATAAAGGCGATCGCCTTCAACCGGGCCAAGTCTACGCCAGCAATAACCCCTACAACGGCGGCACCCACCTGCCCGATATCACCGCCATCACCCCCGTATTCGACCAGTCAGGCAGCCACATCCTGTTTTATGTCGCCTCGCGCGGACACCACGCCGACATCGGCGGCATCACCCCCGGCTCTATGCCCCCCAACAGCCAGACGGTGACAGAAGAAGGCATCTTACTCGACAACGTTCTTCTCGTCGATCGCGGACAATTCCTCGAAGCTGACCTGCGCCAGCGACTCACCGCCACGCGCCACCCCGCCCGCAATCCCAACCAGAACATTGCCGATCTGCAAGCCCAAATCGCTGCCAACAAACGGGGGGTACAGGAATTGCGCAAAATGGTGAATCACTTTGGCTTAGACACCGTGCAAGCCTACATGACCCACGTTCAAAACAACGCCGAAGCAGCCGTAAAACGGGCGATCGCCAAACTCGCCGCTTCAGAATTTTCCAGCGAACCCTACTGCTACCCGATGGATGGGGGCAGCCAAATCCAAGTGCAAGCCAGCCTCAATCCCGACACCCATACCGCCCGCATCGATTTCAGCGGCACTTCTCCCCAACAGCCCAGCAACTTCAACGCCCCCCTAGCCGTCACAAAAGCTGCCGTCCTGTACGTCTTTCGCACCCTAGTGGACGACGATATCCCCCTCAATGCTGGCTGTCTCAAGCCCTTGGAGATCGTGGTTCCAGCAGGCTCGATGCTCAACCCCCACTATCCAGCAGCAGTAGTGGCGGGCAATGTGGAAACCTCGCAGGCGATCGCCAATGCGATCTACGGCGCTCTGGGGGTCATGGCGGCTGCGCAGGGGACGATGAATAACTTCACGTTTGGAAGCGATCGCCACCAATATTACGAAACCATCTGTGGCGGCTCTGGTGCCGGTCCTGAATTTGACGGTACCGACGCCGTTCAAACCCACATGACCAACTCCCGCCTCACCGATCCCGAGGTGTTGGAATGGCGGTTTCCCGTGCGGCTGGAAGAGTTTTCTATTCGTCGGGGCAGCGGCGGCAAAGGTCGGCACAGGGGAGGGGATGGGGTCATTCGTCGGGTGCGGTTTTTAGAACCCATGACGGCGGCGATTTTGTCGGGGCACCGCGAGGTCGC
- a CDS encoding PKD domain-containing protein: MAIDNVAILAEASTAPTAANDTISTSLDTPVAIDLLANDVDRDGSIDPTSLEIAVGPQFGSVEINADNTVTYTPNSNYTGFDEFIYIVRDDDGTLSNAAVATIEVINATPQIEDVLIGGQLQEGTALSFEAIATVAGNSNLTYLWDFGDGTAPVEGAAIAHTYSDNGNYTVTLSVTSDRGVTSTETLAIAINNAAPMAEAGQNLTVDEGSALAFNGSFTDPGLLDTHTIEWDFGDGTEVATGTLAPSHIYRNAGTYTVTLSVTDDDGGTGQTSFEVTVNRVAPTVEEFAGDTFGLEGGSFSFSGRATDAKPDSITYFLDFGDGTEPVANNAVEHIFKDDGTYTVTLTATNDAGLSTAQTLEIVVENVSPTITSFEAVDNGDNTATATFSAAAIDPGDDTLTYTWDFGDGTAAVEGIAASHTYTEPGSYEVTLTVTDEDGGITSQTIHTTLALTPAPELRSDFAVIAEKRLTINGGGDYDGDLLQTEDDARLYGGQGFTINGLPTLPILRDETGNPILDDRGQYILVDRAVSVGPNFSNINAPNHSPYGNLVPPRVVEEEIVEIPSYAEILNGELEQHLPSAAGEITIDPNKPPINNANDWNAHFPAAGTPEAPTVVRIERGGLRIPNGVEIRNTIIIVENGDINFNSNGHHLEGVMLVANNGSVNLANVQSLNLSVLASKSIRMNGGARFAGSTLLANGSDSGSITFNGATTSTGPEDNLVVISQSQMTFNGAADTRGAFLSRGNFTFNGNSQLVGSIRSKGNVTFNSGADLSFSRVEHNALPIPMVLRFEFSD; the protein is encoded by the coding sequence GTGGCGATCGACAACGTCGCCATCCTGGCAGAAGCATCGACAGCCCCCACCGCCGCTAACGACACCATCTCCACCTCCCTAGACACCCCCGTGGCGATCGACCTCTTGGCCAACGATGTGGATCGCGATGGCAGCATCGACCCCACCAGCCTCGAAATCGCCGTCGGTCCCCAATTCGGCAGCGTCGAAATCAACGCCGACAACACCGTCACCTACACCCCCAACAGCAACTACACCGGCTTCGACGAATTCATCTACATCGTCCGCGATGACGACGGCACCCTCTCCAATGCTGCCGTGGCCACCATCGAAGTCATTAACGCCACCCCCCAGATCGAAGACGTACTCATCGGCGGACAACTGCAGGAAGGCACAGCCCTGAGCTTTGAGGCGATCGCCACAGTCGCAGGCAACAGCAACCTCACCTACCTCTGGGACTTCGGCGACGGCACCGCCCCCGTGGAAGGAGCGGCGATCGCCCATACCTATAGCGACAACGGCAACTACACCGTCACCCTCAGCGTCACCAGCGATCGCGGCGTCACCAGCACCGAAACCTTGGCGATCGCCATCAACAACGCCGCTCCAATGGCAGAAGCAGGCCAAAACCTGACCGTAGATGAAGGCTCTGCCTTGGCCTTCAACGGCAGCTTCACCGACCCCGGCCTGCTCGACACCCATACGATTGAGTGGGACTTCGGCGACGGGACTGAGGTGGCGACCGGCACCCTCGCCCCAAGCCACATCTACCGCAATGCAGGTACCTATACCGTCACCCTCTCTGTGACAGACGATGATGGCGGCACTGGTCAAACTTCATTCGAAGTCACCGTCAATCGAGTTGCCCCTACCGTCGAAGAGTTCGCTGGCGATACCTTCGGGCTCGAAGGCGGCAGCTTCAGCTTCTCAGGTCGCGCCACCGATGCCAAACCAGACAGCATTACTTACTTCTTAGACTTCGGTGACGGCACGGAGCCTGTGGCAAACAATGCAGTCGAACACATTTTTAAGGATGACGGCACCTACACCGTTACACTAACCGCAACCAACGATGCAGGACTCTCCACAGCTCAAACCCTGGAGATTGTGGTCGAGAACGTCAGTCCCACCATCACGAGCTTTGAGGCTGTCGACAATGGCGACAACACAGCAACAGCAACCTTTAGTGCCGCTGCCATCGATCCGGGAGATGACACCCTGACTTACACCTGGGACTTTGGCGACGGGACTGCAGCTGTTGAGGGCATCGCCGCCAGCCATACCTACACCGAACCCGGCAGCTATGAAGTAACCCTCACCGTTACAGACGAAGACGGCGGCATTACCAGCCAAACCATTCACACCACCTTGGCACTGACTCCAGCCCCCGAACTGAGGTCCGACTTTGCTGTAATTGCCGAAAAGCGCCTGACGATTAATGGCGGGGGCGACTATGACGGCGATCTGTTACAAACCGAAGACGATGCCCGCCTATACGGTGGCCAGGGATTTACCATCAATGGCTTGCCCACATTACCGATCCTGCGGGATGAAACTGGCAACCCAATTTTGGACGATCGGGGGCAGTACATTCTGGTCGATCGCGCGGTTAGTGTTGGACCGAATTTCTCTAACATTAACGCCCCGAACCATTCTCCTTACGGTAACCTCGTACCGCCGCGGGTGGTGGAAGAGGAAATTGTCGAGATTCCCAGTTACGCAGAGATCCTGAATGGAGAATTGGAGCAACACCTGCCGAGTGCTGCAGGGGAGATTACAATCGATCCCAACAAACCACCTATCAATAACGCCAATGACTGGAATGCACACTTCCCCGCCGCTGGCACCCCAGAAGCTCCAACCGTCGTTCGCATTGAGCGGGGTGGCCTAAGAATCCCCAACGGTGTAGAAATTCGCAACACCATCATCATTGTGGAAAATGGCGATATTAACTTCAACAGCAATGGGCATCATCTTGAGGGAGTGATGTTAGTTGCTAACAACGGCAGTGTCAACCTTGCGAACGTCCAATCCCTAAACTTATCGGTACTTGCGTCTAAATCGATTCGGATGAACGGAGGGGCTAGGTTTGCTGGCTCGACATTGCTTGCCAATGGCAGCGATAGCGGCTCAATTACGTTTAACGGCGCAACCACCTCAACAGGCCCAGAAGACAATCTTGTGGTTATCTCACAATCGCAAATGACCTTTAATGGGGCTGCAGATACACGTGGAGCATTCTTGAGTCGCGGTAACTTCACCTTCAATGGCAACTCGCAACTTGTCGGAAGCATTCGCTCAAAAGGGAACGTTACGTTCAACAGCGGAGCCGATCTTTCGTTCTCTCGTGTAGAACACAATGCGTTACCTATTCCGATGGTTTTGCGCTTTGAGTTCTCTGATTAA
- a CDS encoding pentapeptide repeat-containing protein, with protein sequence MDFRERLERNQLRSFALLESYKNGIRDFSRVDLREINLTGCNLRGIDLRGADLICANLRSCKLQGASLEDAYLRGANLRYAQLQGAVLSRAVFRDADLTHSNLDKAVAIEVRFWDTCLDRASLKGIDLTRAVFERSSLVGVELLQANISDLILSQTDLTRANFKGARGFDGRFVPHEMQGCLQKDTVKPDGSIEVGPVWFD encoded by the coding sequence ATGGACTTCAGGGAGAGACTCGAAAGAAACCAATTGAGGAGCTTTGCCCTGCTCGAGAGTTACAAGAATGGCATCCGAGACTTCTCCAGAGTTGATTTGAGAGAAATCAACCTGACTGGGTGCAACTTGCGTGGGATCGACTTGCGTGGAGCCGATCTGATATGCGCCAATCTCAGGTCCTGCAAGCTCCAAGGGGCTAGCCTGGAAGACGCTTACCTCAGAGGAGCCAACCTCCGCTACGCTCAACTCCAAGGAGCTGTTTTGTCCCGCGCCGTTTTCCGAGATGCCGATCTCACTCATTCCAACTTGGATAAAGCTGTGGCTATTGAGGTCCGATTCTGGGACACCTGCCTGGATCGCGCCTCCCTGAAAGGTATCGATCTCACTCGCGCCGTTTTCGAGCGCAGTAGCTTGGTTGGCGTCGAACTGCTCCAAGCCAACATCAGCGATCTGATTTTGAGCCAAACCGATTTGACTAGAGCTAACTTCAAGGGAGCTCGCGGTTTCGATGGTCGCTTCGTTCCCCACGAGATGCAGGGGTGCTTGCAGAAGGACACTGTCAAGCCCGATGGAAGCATTGAGGTTGGTCCTGTTTGGTTTGATTGA